A genomic stretch from Papio anubis isolate 15944 chromosome 18, Panubis1.0, whole genome shotgun sequence includes:
- the ZNF48 gene encoding zinc finger protein 48 isoform X2: protein MERAVEPWGPDLHGQEEREPLRGARTGLGSENVISQPNEFEHTPQEDGLGFKEEEDLAPDHEVGNASLKPEGIQNWDDLWVQREGLGKPQPQDRGPRLLGEPRWGQASSDRAAVCGECGKSFRQMSDLVKHQRTHTGEKPYKCGVCGKGFGDSSARIKHQRTHSGEKPYRARPPAQGPPKIPRSRIPAGERPTICGECGKSFRQSSDLVKHQRTHTGEKPYKCGICGKGFGDSSARIKHQRTHRGEQPPRPVVPRRQPSRAATAATQGPKAQDKPYICTDCGKRFVLSCSLLSHQRSHLGPKPFGCDVCGKEFARGSDLVKHLRVHTGEKPYLCPECGKGFADSSARVKHLRTHSGERPHACPECDRTFSLSSTLLRHRLTHMEPQDFSFPGYPLPALIPSPPPPPLGTSPPLTPRSPSHSGEPFGLPGLEPEPGGPQAGEPPPPLAGDKPHKCPECGKGFRRSSDLVKHHRVHTGEKPYLCPECGKGFADSSARVKHLRTHRGERARPPPPSTLLRPHNPPGPVPTAPRPRVRAQPSGPSQPHVCGFCGKEFPRSSDLVKHRRTHTGEKPYKCAECGKGFGDSSARIKHQRGHLVLRPFGIGDGRARPLKQEAPTGLE from the exons ATGGAGCGCGCGGTAGAGCCCTGGGGCCCGGATCTCCACGGCCAGGAGGAGAGGGAGCCGCTGAGAGGCGCCCGCACAG gtCTAGGGAGTGAGAACGTGATTTCCCAGCCGAATGAGTTCGAACATACCCCACAGGAAGATGGCTTGGGGTTCAAGGAAGAAGAAGATTTGGCCCCAGATCATGAAGTAGGAAATGCCTCTCTCAAACCTGAAGGCATCCAGAACTGGGATGACTTATGGGTCCAGAGAGAGGGTCTAGGAAAGCCTCAGCCTCAGGACAGAGGCCCCCGGCTCCTGGGGGAACCACGCTGGGGCCAGGCTAGTAGTGATCGGGCCGCTGTGTGTGGTGAGTGTGGCAAGAGCTTCAGGCAGATGTCAGATCTGGTGAAACACCAGCGGACCCACACGGGGGAGAAACCCTACAAGTGTGGGGTCTGTGGCAAGGGCTTTGGGGATAGCTCTGCCCGGATCAAACACCAGCGGACTCATAGTGGGGAGAAGCCCTATAGAGCCCGGCCACCAGCCCAGGGTCCCCCAAAGATTCCTCGGTCCCGGATCCCTGCTGGTGAGCGCCCCACTATCTGTGGTGAATGTGGCAAGAGCTTCCGGCAGAGTTCTGACCTGGTGAAACACCAGCGGACACACACTGGTGAGAAGCCCTACAAGTGTGGCATATGTGGCAAGGGCTTTGGTGACAGTTCCGCCCGCATCAAGCACCAGCGGACACACCGGGGGGAGCAGCCCCCCCGACCAGTGGTGCCCCGACGGCAGCCATCTCGGGCAGCCACAGCAGCTACCCAGGGACCGAAGGCCCAGGACAAGCCATATATCTGCACTGATTGCGGCAAAAGGTTTGTGCtcagctgcagcctcctgagtcaccAGCGCAGTCACTTGGGGCCCAAGCCCTTTGGCTGTGATGTGTGTGGAAAGGAGTTTGCCCGGGGATCCGACCTGGTGAAGCACCTGCGGGTACACACGGGTGAGAAGCCCTACCTCTGCCCAGAGTGCGGCAAGGGTTTCGCGGACAGCTCCGCCCGAGTCAAACACCTCCGCACCCACAGTGGCGAGAGGCCCCATGCCTGCCCGGAATGCGACCGTACCTTCAGCCTCAGCTCTACCCTTCTTCGCCACCGCCTCACTCACATGGAGCCCCAGGACTTCAGCTTCCCAGGCTATCCCCTACCTGCTCTGATCCCcagcccacccccacctcctctgGGCACCAGCCCCCCGCTGACACCTCGAAGTCCCTCACACTCTGGTGAGCCTTTTGGCCTGCCTGGCTTGGAGCCGGAGCCTGGGGGCCCACAGGCCGGGGAGCCACCCCCACCACTGGCGGGCGACAAGCCCCACAAGTGCCCTGAGTGTGGCAAGGGCTTCCGCCGAAGCTCTGACCTGGTGAAACACCATCGCGTGCACACAGGGGAGAAACCCTACCTCTGTCCTGAATGCGGCAAGGGTTTTGCTGACAGCTCAGCCCGAGTCAAGCACCTCCGCACCCACCGTGGTGAACGGGCCcggccaccaccaccatccactcTCCTGCGGCCACATAACCCACCTGGCCCAGTACCCACAGCCCCTCGACCCCGAGTTCGGGCCCAGCCTTCTGGACCCAGCCAGCCCCACGTGTGTGGCTTCTGTGGGAAGGAGTTCCCCCGAAGCTCAGATCTGGTCAAACACAGGCGTACACACACAGGGGAGAAGCCATACAAGTGTGCAGAGTGTGGCAAGGGTTTTGGTGACAGTTCTGCCCGCATCAAGCACCAACGTGGGCACCTGGTCCTGAGGCCCTTTGGGATAGGGGATGGTAGGGCAAGGCCCCTCAAGCAGGAGGCACCAACAGGACTGGAATGA
- the ZNF48 gene encoding zinc finger protein 48 isoform X1 has translation MERAVEPWGPDLHGQEEREPLRGARTGEGLGRAPPRTGLGSENVISQPNEFEHTPQEDGLGFKEEEDLAPDHEVGNASLKPEGIQNWDDLWVQREGLGKPQPQDRGPRLLGEPRWGQASSDRAAVCGECGKSFRQMSDLVKHQRTHTGEKPYKCGVCGKGFGDSSARIKHQRTHSGEKPYRARPPAQGPPKIPRSRIPAGERPTICGECGKSFRQSSDLVKHQRTHTGEKPYKCGICGKGFGDSSARIKHQRTHRGEQPPRPVVPRRQPSRAATAATQGPKAQDKPYICTDCGKRFVLSCSLLSHQRSHLGPKPFGCDVCGKEFARGSDLVKHLRVHTGEKPYLCPECGKGFADSSARVKHLRTHSGERPHACPECDRTFSLSSTLLRHRLTHMEPQDFSFPGYPLPALIPSPPPPPLGTSPPLTPRSPSHSGEPFGLPGLEPEPGGPQAGEPPPPLAGDKPHKCPECGKGFRRSSDLVKHHRVHTGEKPYLCPECGKGFADSSARVKHLRTHRGERARPPPPSTLLRPHNPPGPVPTAPRPRVRAQPSGPSQPHVCGFCGKEFPRSSDLVKHRRTHTGEKPYKCAECGKGFGDSSARIKHQRGHLVLRPFGIGDGRARPLKQEAPTGLE, from the exons ATGGAGCGCGCGGTAGAGCCCTGGGGCCCGGATCTCCACGGCCAGGAGGAGAGGGAGCCGCTGAGAGGCGCCCGCACAGGTGAGGGCCTCGGCCGTGCGCCACCACGAACAG gtCTAGGGAGTGAGAACGTGATTTCCCAGCCGAATGAGTTCGAACATACCCCACAGGAAGATGGCTTGGGGTTCAAGGAAGAAGAAGATTTGGCCCCAGATCATGAAGTAGGAAATGCCTCTCTCAAACCTGAAGGCATCCAGAACTGGGATGACTTATGGGTCCAGAGAGAGGGTCTAGGAAAGCCTCAGCCTCAGGACAGAGGCCCCCGGCTCCTGGGGGAACCACGCTGGGGCCAGGCTAGTAGTGATCGGGCCGCTGTGTGTGGTGAGTGTGGCAAGAGCTTCAGGCAGATGTCAGATCTGGTGAAACACCAGCGGACCCACACGGGGGAGAAACCCTACAAGTGTGGGGTCTGTGGCAAGGGCTTTGGGGATAGCTCTGCCCGGATCAAACACCAGCGGACTCATAGTGGGGAGAAGCCCTATAGAGCCCGGCCACCAGCCCAGGGTCCCCCAAAGATTCCTCGGTCCCGGATCCCTGCTGGTGAGCGCCCCACTATCTGTGGTGAATGTGGCAAGAGCTTCCGGCAGAGTTCTGACCTGGTGAAACACCAGCGGACACACACTGGTGAGAAGCCCTACAAGTGTGGCATATGTGGCAAGGGCTTTGGTGACAGTTCCGCCCGCATCAAGCACCAGCGGACACACCGGGGGGAGCAGCCCCCCCGACCAGTGGTGCCCCGACGGCAGCCATCTCGGGCAGCCACAGCAGCTACCCAGGGACCGAAGGCCCAGGACAAGCCATATATCTGCACTGATTGCGGCAAAAGGTTTGTGCtcagctgcagcctcctgagtcaccAGCGCAGTCACTTGGGGCCCAAGCCCTTTGGCTGTGATGTGTGTGGAAAGGAGTTTGCCCGGGGATCCGACCTGGTGAAGCACCTGCGGGTACACACGGGTGAGAAGCCCTACCTCTGCCCAGAGTGCGGCAAGGGTTTCGCGGACAGCTCCGCCCGAGTCAAACACCTCCGCACCCACAGTGGCGAGAGGCCCCATGCCTGCCCGGAATGCGACCGTACCTTCAGCCTCAGCTCTACCCTTCTTCGCCACCGCCTCACTCACATGGAGCCCCAGGACTTCAGCTTCCCAGGCTATCCCCTACCTGCTCTGATCCCcagcccacccccacctcctctgGGCACCAGCCCCCCGCTGACACCTCGAAGTCCCTCACACTCTGGTGAGCCTTTTGGCCTGCCTGGCTTGGAGCCGGAGCCTGGGGGCCCACAGGCCGGGGAGCCACCCCCACCACTGGCGGGCGACAAGCCCCACAAGTGCCCTGAGTGTGGCAAGGGCTTCCGCCGAAGCTCTGACCTGGTGAAACACCATCGCGTGCACACAGGGGAGAAACCCTACCTCTGTCCTGAATGCGGCAAGGGTTTTGCTGACAGCTCAGCCCGAGTCAAGCACCTCCGCACCCACCGTGGTGAACGGGCCcggccaccaccaccatccactcTCCTGCGGCCACATAACCCACCTGGCCCAGTACCCACAGCCCCTCGACCCCGAGTTCGGGCCCAGCCTTCTGGACCCAGCCAGCCCCACGTGTGTGGCTTCTGTGGGAAGGAGTTCCCCCGAAGCTCAGATCTGGTCAAACACAGGCGTACACACACAGGGGAGAAGCCATACAAGTGTGCAGAGTGTGGCAAGGGTTTTGGTGACAGTTCTGCCCGCATCAAGCACCAACGTGGGCACCTGGTCCTGAGGCCCTTTGGGATAGGGGATGGTAGGGCAAGGCCCCTCAAGCAGGAGGCACCAACAGGACTGGAATGA